One Rhinoraja longicauda isolate Sanriku21f chromosome 21, sRhiLon1.1, whole genome shotgun sequence genomic region harbors:
- the LOC144604158 gene encoding pentraxin-4-like produces MRMGFSWVSLLCVCCVLRATCAESADGTKQRKPFFERFRRLEEQFRRFQELSLARLQIISENFNASSTVDLRLEMLAQQYINITATVHDYQATTSHDIASLRSWVKKLLKENKKIDLKMSTLEKVASERSKRAWREKQQQSEVAASLSSQVEEQMQQINALTAGKKRLHKAMDRMQEDIKGQHVQIARFQQQMKSALQNDALSLKPTSPDRDPPAAPRLQRAKVLNQSPSGEQRSPAKEGSSMYPLYHYY; encoded by the exons ATGAGGATGGGTTTCAGCTGGGTTTCGCTGCTGTGTGTTTGCTGTGTTCTCCGCGCCACCTGTGCTGAAAGCGCCGATGGGACGAAACAGAGGAAGCCTTTTTTCGAGCGGTTCCGACGCCTGGAGGAGCAG TTCCGTCGTTTCCAAGAGCTGAGCCTGGCACGGTTACAGATCATCTCCGAGAACTTCAACGCTTCCTCCACCGTGGACCTGCGCCTGGAGATGCTGGCCCAGCAGTACATAAACATCACCGCCACTGTGCACGACTACCAGGCGACCACCAGCCACGACATCGCCAGCCTGAGATCATGGGTCAAAAAGCTGCTGAAGGAAAACAAGAAGATCGACCTGAAGATGTCCACCTTGGAGAAAGTGGCGAGCGAGAGGAGCAAGCGGGCGTGGAGGGAGAAGCAGCAGCAGAGCGAGGTCGCCGCCAGCCTGAGCAGCCAAGTGGAGGAGCAGATGCAACAGATCAACGCCCTGACGGCGGGCAAGAAGCGGCTGCACAAAGCGATGGACAGGATGCAGGAGGACATCAAAGGGCAACATGTCCAAATAGCCCGCTTCCAGCAGCAGATGAAGAGCGCCCTGCAGAACGACGCACTTTCCCTCAAGCCCACCTCCCCCGACCGCGACCCCCCGGCAGCGCCGCGCCTCCAGCGAGCCAAGGTCCTCAACCAGTCGCCCAGTGGCGAGCAGAGGTCGCCCGCGAAAGAAGGCTCAAGTATGTACCCTTTATATCATTACTAttag
- the LOC144604160 gene encoding pentraxin-4-like encodes MRMGFSWVSLLCVCCVLRATCAESADGTKQRKPFFERFRRLEEQFRRFQELSLARLQIISENFNASSTVDLRLEMLAQQYINITATVHDYQATTSHDIASLRSWVKKLLKENKKIDLKMSTLEKVASERSKRAWREKQQQSEVAASLSNQVEEQMQQINALTAGKKRLHKAMDRMQEDIKGQHVQIARFQQQMKSALQNDALSLKPTSPDRDPPAAPRLQRAKVLNQSPSGEQRSPAKEGSSMYPLYHYY; translated from the exons ATGAGGATGGGTTTCAGCTGGGTTTCGCTGCTGTGTGTTTGCTGTGTTCTCCGCGCCACCTGTGCTGAAAGCGCCGATGGGACGAAACAGAGGAAGCCTTTTTTCGAGCGGTTCCGACGCCTGGAGGAGCAG TTCCGTCGTTTCCAAGAGCTGAGCCTGGCACGGTTACAGATCATCTCCGAGAACTTCAACGCTTCCTCCACCGTGGACCTGCGCCTGGAGATGCTGGCCCAGCAGTACATAAACATCACCGCCACTGTGCACGACTACCAGGCGACCACCAGCCACGACATCGCCAGCCTGAGATCATGGGTCAAAAAGCTGCTGAAGGAAAACAAGAAGATCGACCTGAAGATGTCCACCTTGGAGAAAGTGGCGAGCGAGAGGAGCAAGCGGGCGTGGAGGGAGAAGCAGCAGCAGAGCGAGGTCGCCGCCAGCCTGAGCAACCAAGTGGAGGAGCAGATGCAACAGATCAACGCCCTGACGGCGGGCAAGAAGCGGCTGCACAAAGCGATGGACAGGATGCAGGAGGACATCAAAGGGCAACATGTCCAAATAGCCCGCTTCCAGCAGCAGATGAAGAGCGCCCTGCAGAACGACGCACTTTCCCTCAAGCCCACCTCCCCCGACCGCGACCCCCCGGCAGCGCCGCGCCTCCAGCGAGCCAAGGTCCTCAACCAGTCGCCCAGTGGCGAGCAGAGGTCGCCCGCGAAAGAAGGCTCAAGTATGTACCCTTTATATCATTACTAttag
- the LOC144603837 gene encoding enoyl-CoA delta isomerase 1, mitochondrial-like isoform X1, with protein MAAALAARGPGTGRTSFYGITKLLYKHGRILCQLPCKSSSQRRSFTNKNMTVELDNNTGVAVIKMQKLPVNSLSLEFLTEFAISMEKLEMDRECRGVILTSSIPNIFSAGLDITEMYGKSPEHTGEFWRAVQEMWLKLYGSSLVTIAAINGASPAGGCLMAMSCDYRIMADHPKYQIGLNETKLGIVAPFWFKDTMTNTIGKRATEHSLQVGLLYPAPEALKIGLVDHLAPQDKVMPTALSTMSEWLTIPDHARQITKAMMRKPTLDRLLTQRESDIQNFVNFISKDSIQKSLEMYMGMLRQRKG; from the exons ATGGCGGCGGCGCTGGCGGCCCGAGGCCCGGGGACGG GACGTACTTCATTTTATGGCATTACAAAATTACTATATAAGCACGGAAGGATTTTGTGTCAGTTACCATGCAAGTCATcaagccagaggaggtcgttcacAAATAAGAATATGACTGTGGAACTGGACAACAACACAG GAGTGGCTGTGATTAAAATGCAGAAGCTTCCTGTTAACAGTCTCAGCCTGGAATTTCTCACGGAGTTTGCAATTAGCATGGAAAAGCTGGAGATGGATCGAGAATGTCGTGGTGTGATTCTCACTTCT TCTATTCCCAACATCTTTTCTGCTGGTTTGGATATCACCGAGATGTATGGGAAGTCCCCAGAGCATACGGGGGAGTTCTGGCGCGCAGTGCAGGAGATGTGGTTGAAGCTGTACGGATCCAGCCTGGTGACCATCGCTGCCATCAAC GGAGCCAGCCCAGCTGGGGGATGTCTCATGGCCATGTCATGCGACTACCGAATCATGGCAGATCACCCAAAGTATCAAATCGGCTTGAACGAGACAAAGCTGGGGATTGTTGCACCATTCTG GTTCAAGGACACCATGACAAACACCATAGGGAAGCGGGCAACCGAGCATTCCCTGCAAGTTGGCCTCTTGTACCCTGCCCCAGAGGCTTTGAAAATCGGACTTGTCGACCACCTCGCACCACAGGATAAAGTTATGCCAACTGCTTTAAGCACCATGTCAGAATGGTTGACTATTCCAG ATCACGCTCGGCAGATCACTAAGGCCATGATGCGGAAGCCAACACTCGATCGGCTTTTGACTCAACGGGAATCAGATATACAAAATTTTGTCAATTTTATCAGCAAAGATTCTATTCAGAAATCGCTTGAGATGTACATGGGGATGCTGAGACAAAGAAAAGGTTAA
- the LOC144603837 gene encoding enoyl-CoA delta isomerase 1, mitochondrial-like isoform X2 gives MTVELDNNTGVAVIKMQKLPVNSLSLEFLTEFAISMEKLEMDRECRGVILTSSIPNIFSAGLDITEMYGKSPEHTGEFWRAVQEMWLKLYGSSLVTIAAINGASPAGGCLMAMSCDYRIMADHPKYQIGLNETKLGIVAPFWFKDTMTNTIGKRATEHSLQVGLLYPAPEALKIGLVDHLAPQDKVMPTALSTMSEWLTIPDHARQITKAMMRKPTLDRLLTQRESDIQNFVNFISKDSIQKSLEMYMGMLRQRKG, from the exons ATGACTGTGGAACTGGACAACAACACAG GAGTGGCTGTGATTAAAATGCAGAAGCTTCCTGTTAACAGTCTCAGCCTGGAATTTCTCACGGAGTTTGCAATTAGCATGGAAAAGCTGGAGATGGATCGAGAATGTCGTGGTGTGATTCTCACTTCT TCTATTCCCAACATCTTTTCTGCTGGTTTGGATATCACCGAGATGTATGGGAAGTCCCCAGAGCATACGGGGGAGTTCTGGCGCGCAGTGCAGGAGATGTGGTTGAAGCTGTACGGATCCAGCCTGGTGACCATCGCTGCCATCAAC GGAGCCAGCCCAGCTGGGGGATGTCTCATGGCCATGTCATGCGACTACCGAATCATGGCAGATCACCCAAAGTATCAAATCGGCTTGAACGAGACAAAGCTGGGGATTGTTGCACCATTCTG GTTCAAGGACACCATGACAAACACCATAGGGAAGCGGGCAACCGAGCATTCCCTGCAAGTTGGCCTCTTGTACCCTGCCCCAGAGGCTTTGAAAATCGGACTTGTCGACCACCTCGCACCACAGGATAAAGTTATGCCAACTGCTTTAAGCACCATGTCAGAATGGTTGACTATTCCAG ATCACGCTCGGCAGATCACTAAGGCCATGATGCGGAAGCCAACACTCGATCGGCTTTTGACTCAACGGGAATCAGATATACAAAATTTTGTCAATTTTATCAGCAAAGATTCTATTCAGAAATCGCTTGAGATGTACATGGGGATGCTGAGACAAAGAAAAGGTTAA